A region from the Pyrinomonadaceae bacterium genome encodes:
- a CDS encoding PQQ-binding-like beta-propeller repeat protein — MPTNKLFAGLISAAVASLLVLTHSSAAKPTLLSKAATEWSQFRGPNGTGVAETTGLPVEFGPTKNVLWKTNLPPGHSSPVLTRDRIFLTAYSKIPTATANRRAHAFQASPIEKENYKLLVIALDRKSGKIVWQREVPRASKGRLQNVNNPASPSPVTDGANVYVFFQEFGLISYDRAGKERWKLPLGPFSMFYGFGASPILADDKIVLPVDQDNPVSYLIAVDKNTGKVSWKVDRPGVISGYSTPIVYQPKQGAKQIIVPESFQLSAYSVADGKRVWWVKGLACEMKSIASHDAEYLYINGWGFPQNQQGQQIKTISFDEALPIYDKNKDREIAKSEISGTEKMDRMLSNAFEAFDMDRDERLNARDWEVFRAMMASENGLLSIKMGGEGDQTATAVRWHYYKPVPQVPSTLLYKGVLYMINDSGILLTFDPANGNVIKQGRLMGAIDKYFASPVAADDKVFVIGQGGQVSVLKAGGEWEVLKINEMDDEVYATPAIADGRIYIRTRSALYSFGKNSS; from the coding sequence ATGCCAACAAACAAACTATTCGCCGGCTTAATCAGCGCCGCCGTTGCTTCGCTGCTCGTCTTAACACACTCGTCTGCCGCAAAGCCCACGCTACTTTCCAAAGCGGCCACTGAGTGGTCTCAATTTCGGGGACCGAATGGTACCGGTGTCGCCGAAACTACCGGGCTGCCCGTCGAGTTCGGACCAACAAAGAACGTCCTGTGGAAGACTAATTTGCCGCCGGGTCATTCGTCACCTGTGCTTACGCGCGACCGAATCTTTCTCACGGCTTACAGCAAAATTCCCACGGCCACCGCCAACCGGCGGGCCCATGCCTTCCAGGCGAGTCCGATTGAAAAGGAGAATTACAAACTCCTGGTGATCGCACTCGACCGCAAAAGCGGAAAAATTGTTTGGCAGCGCGAGGTGCCGCGCGCGAGTAAAGGCCGTTTGCAGAACGTGAATAATCCGGCTTCGCCCAGTCCGGTCACTGACGGCGCCAATGTGTATGTTTTCTTCCAGGAATTCGGTCTCATCTCTTACGACCGTGCGGGCAAAGAGCGTTGGAAGCTGCCGCTGGGGCCTTTCAGCATGTTCTACGGTTTCGGCGCTTCCCCGATTCTGGCTGACGACAAGATCGTCCTGCCTGTCGATCAGGATAATCCCGTCTCATACCTAATCGCGGTCGACAAAAACACCGGCAAAGTAAGTTGGAAAGTTGACCGGCCAGGCGTCATCTCGGGTTACTCAACGCCAATCGTCTACCAACCCAAACAAGGTGCGAAGCAGATCATCGTCCCTGAATCATTTCAGCTCTCAGCTTATTCAGTAGCCGACGGCAAACGAGTCTGGTGGGTTAAGGGTCTGGCGTGCGAAATGAAATCGATTGCCAGCCATGATGCCGAATATCTCTACATCAACGGCTGGGGCTTTCCGCAGAACCAGCAAGGTCAGCAGATCAAAACCATTTCTTTCGACGAGGCCCTGCCTATTTACGATAAGAACAAAGACCGGGAAATCGCCAAGTCTGAAATCTCCGGAACTGAAAAAATGGACCGGATGTTGAGCAATGCTTTCGAGGCGTTCGACATGGATCGTGATGAGAGGCTGAATGCACGCGATTGGGAAGTATTTCGCGCGATGATGGCTTCTGAAAATGGTCTGCTCTCGATCAAGATGGGCGGCGAAGGGGATCAAACCGCGACGGCCGTCCGCTGGCATTACTACAAACCGGTGCCCCAGGTTCCTTCGACGCTGCTCTACAAGGGCGTGCTTTACATGATTAACGACAGCGGCATCCTGCTGACTTTCGATCCGGCGAACGGCAACGTGATCAAGCAGGGCCGGTTGATGGGAGCGATTGATAAATACTTCGCGTCCCCGGTCGCAGCTGACGATAAAGTTTTCGTCATCGGCCAGGGCGGTCAGGTTTCAGTTCTGAAAGCCGGCGGCGAATGGGAAGTCTTGAAGATTAACGAGATGGACGATGAAGTTTACGCCACGCCGGCGATTGCCGATGGCAGAATCTACATCCGCACGAGAAGCGCGTTGTATAGTTTCGGGAAGAACTCATCTTAG
- a CDS encoding amidohydrolase family protein, translated as MKTTSACLLLLTLCFCASAQPQSDRQQFIRYDAPLITLTNVRVIDGTGAPARENQTIVIRDGKIEWVGPADDAKVTGTVKVVDLNGYTVLPGLVGMHNHMFFPMGGSPPMYSNMGTSFPRLYLALGVTTIRTTGSVQPHLDLEIKKLIDGGRMIGPKMHVTAPYLEGAGAFTPVMRQLKDAEDARRLVTYWADQGATSFKAYMNITREQLRAAVEEAHKRGLKVTGHLCSVGYREAAEIGIDNLEHGLLANSEYVPNKQPDKCPSGVSQSLRTLDINSEPVKETIRVLVAKNVAITSTLPVFEAGAPLTQTGIGAASAVLNPRVLNVMNHDARVRYLNARARISADSPTPILVRKTMEFERAFVAAGGLLIAGLDPTGNGGVVAGFGDLRQVELLVEAGFTPVEAIKIASFNGAKFMGEDSRIGSIAVGKQADLMIVKGNPALKITDIENVEIVFKDGIGYDTEKLILSVQGLVGVR; from the coding sequence ATGAAAACCACATCTGCCTGCCTTCTGCTGCTGACACTCTGTTTTTGTGCTTCCGCTCAACCGCAATCCGATCGCCAACAATTCATTCGCTATGACGCGCCGCTCATCACGCTGACCAACGTGCGCGTGATCGACGGCACGGGCGCACCGGCGCGCGAAAACCAAACCATCGTCATTCGCGACGGAAAAATTGAGTGGGTTGGTCCGGCCGACGATGCGAAGGTGACCGGCACCGTCAAGGTTGTCGATCTGAACGGCTACACGGTCCTGCCCGGTCTGGTCGGCATGCACAATCACATGTTCTTTCCCATGGGTGGTTCGCCGCCGATGTATTCGAACATGGGCACCAGTTTTCCGCGGCTCTATCTCGCGCTCGGCGTCACGACGATTCGCACCACCGGCAGCGTCCAGCCTCATCTGGATCTGGAAATTAAGAAGCTGATCGACGGCGGCCGCATGATCGGGCCGAAGATGCACGTCACCGCGCCTTACCTCGAAGGCGCCGGCGCATTCACTCCGGTGATGCGTCAGCTCAAGGACGCGGAGGACGCGCGGCGGCTGGTGACCTACTGGGCCGACCAGGGCGCGACTTCTTTCAAAGCCTACATGAACATCACGCGCGAACAGTTGCGCGCGGCCGTGGAAGAAGCGCACAAGCGCGGCCTGAAAGTCACCGGCCACCTGTGTTCAGTCGGCTATCGCGAAGCGGCTGAGATTGGCATAGACAATCTCGAACACGGCCTGCTCGCGAACTCTGAATACGTTCCGAATAAGCAGCCCGACAAGTGTCCCAGTGGCGTCTCCCAGAGTCTGCGCACACTCGATATCAATAGCGAGCCGGTGAAGGAAACGATTCGGGTGCTGGTCGCGAAGAACGTGGCGATCACGTCGACGTTGCCCGTGTTCGAAGCGGGTGCGCCACTAACCCAAACCGGAATTGGCGCCGCCAGTGCCGTCCTGAATCCACGCGTGCTGAATGTGATGAATCACGACGCGCGCGTGCGTTACCTGAACGCGCGTGCGCGCATCTCTGCCGATTCGCCGACGCCAATCCTGGTTCGCAAGACGATGGAATTCGAGCGCGCCTTTGTCGCCGCCGGTGGTTTGCTGATCGCCGGGCTCGACCCCACCGGGAACGGCGGCGTCGTCGCCGGCTTTGGCGATTTGCGCCAGGTTGAGTTGCTGGTCGAAGCCGGCTTCACTCCCGTGGAAGCAATCAAGATTGCGAGCTTCAACGGCGCGAAGTTCATGGGGGAAGATTCCCGCATCGGCTCAATCGCAGTGGGCAAGCAAGCCGATCTGATGATCGTGAAAGGCAACCCCGCTCTGAAGATCACCGACATCGAAAACGTCGAGATCGTTTTCAAAGACGGGATTGGCTATGACACAGAGAAGCTGATTCTGAGTGTGCAGGGATTGGTGGGGGTGAGGTAG
- a CDS encoding helix-turn-helix transcriptional regulator, producing MEANKPKRLAEKLRQVRASLGLSQSEMLRRLDVEDAITRSYISEYEIGQSEPPLLILLRYARVAGVPVDVLIDDELDLPAKLP from the coding sequence ATGGAAGCAAACAAACCGAAGCGGCTGGCGGAAAAGCTACGCCAGGTCCGGGCGAGTCTTGGCTTATCGCAGAGCGAGATGCTTAGGCGATTGGACGTTGAAGACGCCATCACACGTTCATACATTTCAGAATATGAGATCGGTCAAAGCGAGCCGCCCTTGCTGATCCTCTTACGTTACGCGCGTGTGGCGGGGGTCCCGGTTGATGTGTTGATTGATGATGAATTGGATCTGCCTGCGAAGTTGCCGTAA
- a CDS encoding protein kinase: protein MTPERWRQVEDIFQTALDLPVERRATYLSDACGADSTLHEEVVSLLASHETGDYSFEDLVPEEIKAKRFDPFGEDVDPLIGKRLGAYEIVREIGRGGMGAVYEAVRVDKEFTRRVAIKLVKRGMDTDFILRRFRKERQILAALDHSNIARLLDGGTTDDGLPYFVMEFIEGGQPLYQYCDNRKLSISERLKLFSAVCDAVHYAHQKQVVHRDIKPSNVLVTNDGVPKLLDFGIAKLLNPELAGDITHDPTATAMRLMTPEYASPEQVQGAPITPSTDVYSLGVLLYELLSGHRPYRLFNRAPHEIARVICEEPPAPLSIIITRPHDLLPSGNEATTLENVYLARGATVEILRRDLSGVLEDIVSRALRKEPQWRYPSAEQLGEDVTSFLEGRPLSSLPDAPYASQMRPSPASSDTALAVLPLKLIEVPGGSDSGSDYLGAGLTDALITRLSTIQRFAVRPTSSVLRYSAEADPLQAGRELGVAFVLDGRVRHSGERIRVTLQLLDVNDGTTAWAGQFDENFTDVLALEDTISSHVAEAILPHLSADEKLKLAKRGTNDPQAHEAYLRGRSYWNKFTEEGFAKAIVCYHQATAIDPDYAVAHAAIAEYYNWLGIYSVLPSNECGIAAYEAAATAVAIDPLLPEAHCALGQAKLCRDFAWDGAERQLFRAIELNPNYAPARTWYAFQLAMEGRFTEASREAQAAALLDPFSIITRFCRVWCLYHARQFEAALELCREYLTADPDNLMLVYMASFMLSAQGQHEQAIANAERCVASVGKASRTLGRLATAYAEAGQIEQAEAILKEMGEVAGRRFISPYHLALVHSALGRTEAALEMLERAVEIKDAWVLYAAVDPELDRLHGHPRFDALLRKLNHRLATLPTLPIETHLGQESIAVLPFKILTQPTENTGDEYLGIGLADALITRLSNVRRLVVRPTSSVMRYRGVAVDPLVAGRDLHVEYVIDGSLRRVGERLRVTAQLMNVAEGVTSWADQFDEESKDVLQIEDSISERVTKALLPQLTGDDRVQLSKRGTVNPKAFEWYLRGRYHWNTYTESGLARAIECYHHAIKLDPNYALAYTGIADYYNWLGVFGVKSFDECTAAAKEAAQKAVDLDPSAAEAYSALGFATIAHDFDWSVAEAHHRRAIEINPNYATGHHWYSFHLTMTGRFDDALREILRARELDPLSPSVVQATGWCYYQSRRYEEAIATHENLLEVAPDFSVGVATYAWALRAAGRAAEAVAVSEKALQVSGGGQFFVSGLGQSYAAAGRVDDARAALRRLKEMSARAYVSPYHTALVHVHLGEYDKALALLQEAHSVNDGWLCWIGVEPAWDVVRGDPVFEDLLSKTRNPAPQTSLSEQTVIARRAKGAAAARSLETSAVATPAPETSPGEDEEARQLFTAGRYYATRRTAEGLRQAIQRLERAVELKPDYAVAYAELADCYALLNWYVEPPPAHAWQRAKHAALSAVRADPNLAEAHASLGFVRLHFDRDWEGAERELQKAIVLNPRNQVSHRWYAYSLSAMGRHDEAYREVERAREITPQSAVIATALANVLFLAGRFDDTIAQCRKALELDPGAVAAHTVLRWAYERKGMVAEALAAYEQERSFAGDSPTTRAKRAHVLAATGHQEEARRILEEIIAKRDEQWVTAYEIAIIYSLLGDRDKGFEWLAQAEQEHAVGFTFVRVDPHLENLRSDPRFRDLIRGTDRTIP from the coding sequence ATGACCCCCGAACGCTGGCGACAAGTTGAAGACATTTTCCAGACCGCGCTCGATCTGCCTGTGGAAAGACGCGCCACGTATCTGTCTGACGCTTGCGGCGCCGATTCCACCCTGCACGAGGAAGTTGTCAGTCTGCTCGCCAGTCATGAAACCGGCGATTACTCGTTCGAAGACCTCGTGCCCGAAGAAATCAAAGCAAAGCGTTTCGATCCTTTCGGTGAAGATGTCGATCCTTTAATCGGGAAACGGCTCGGCGCGTATGAGATTGTGCGCGAGATCGGCCGCGGCGGCATGGGTGCGGTTTATGAAGCCGTGCGCGTGGACAAAGAATTCACGCGGCGCGTGGCAATCAAGCTGGTCAAGCGTGGCATGGACACCGATTTTATCCTGCGGCGCTTTCGCAAAGAGCGACAGATTCTCGCCGCCCTGGACCATTCAAACATCGCGCGGCTTCTGGATGGCGGCACGACCGACGACGGACTGCCTTACTTCGTCATGGAGTTCATCGAAGGCGGCCAGCCCCTCTACCAATACTGCGACAACCGGAAGCTGAGCATAAGCGAACGCCTGAAGCTGTTTAGCGCGGTCTGCGACGCCGTTCATTACGCCCATCAGAAACAGGTCGTCCATCGCGACATCAAGCCTTCGAATGTGTTGGTGACAAACGACGGCGTGCCGAAGCTGCTCGACTTTGGTATTGCGAAGCTTTTGAATCCGGAGCTGGCCGGCGACATCACTCACGATCCAACCGCCACGGCGATGCGCTTGATGACGCCGGAATACGCTTCGCCGGAGCAAGTGCAGGGCGCGCCGATCACGCCGTCGACCGACGTTTATTCGCTTGGCGTTCTGCTTTATGAATTACTGAGTGGTCATCGGCCCTATCGTTTGTTCAATCGCGCGCCGCATGAGATTGCGCGCGTGATTTGTGAAGAGCCGCCCGCGCCGCTGAGCATCATCATCACGCGTCCGCACGATCTGCTGCCTTCAGGGAATGAGGCGACGACGCTCGAGAACGTTTATCTCGCGCGCGGAGCAACCGTCGAGATTTTGCGTCGCGACCTGTCGGGTGTCCTGGAAGACATCGTGTCGCGTGCGTTGCGGAAAGAACCGCAGTGGCGTTACCCGTCCGCCGAGCAGTTGGGGGAAGACGTCACTTCGTTTTTGGAGGGCCGGCCGCTTTCCAGTCTTCCCGACGCGCCGTATGCGAGTCAGATGAGGCCGAGTCCGGCTTCGTCCGACACGGCGCTCGCGGTTCTGCCTTTGAAGTTGATCGAGGTACCCGGTGGCTCCGACTCAGGCTCTGACTACCTCGGTGCGGGACTCACGGACGCGCTGATTACGCGGTTAAGCACAATTCAAAGATTTGCGGTGCGTCCGACGAGCAGCGTCCTTCGTTACAGCGCGGAAGCTGATCCGTTGCAGGCGGGAAGGGAACTTGGCGTCGCATTCGTGCTCGACGGGCGCGTGCGTCACTCCGGAGAGCGCATTCGCGTGACTTTGCAGTTGTTGGACGTCAATGACGGCACTACCGCGTGGGCCGGTCAGTTCGACGAGAACTTCACAGACGTGCTGGCGCTGGAAGACACGATCTCTTCGCACGTCGCTGAAGCCATCTTGCCGCACCTGAGCGCGGACGAGAAGTTGAAACTGGCCAAGCGCGGCACGAATGATCCACAGGCGCACGAGGCGTATCTGCGCGGTCGTTCTTACTGGAACAAGTTCACGGAAGAAGGATTCGCGAAGGCAATCGTTTGTTATCACCAGGCAACGGCCATCGATCCGGATTACGCCGTTGCGCACGCCGCTATCGCGGAGTATTACAACTGGCTCGGAATCTATTCTGTCCTGCCTTCGAATGAGTGTGGCATCGCCGCCTATGAGGCAGCCGCGACGGCGGTGGCCATCGACCCGCTCCTTCCCGAAGCTCACTGCGCCCTGGGCCAGGCGAAGCTTTGTCGCGACTTTGCGTGGGACGGAGCCGAACGGCAACTCTTCCGGGCTATTGAACTGAATCCGAACTATGCCCCGGCGCGCACCTGGTATGCGTTTCAACTGGCCATGGAAGGGCGTTTCACTGAGGCCTCGCGCGAAGCGCAGGCGGCAGCTTTGCTTGACCCCTTTTCAATCATCACGCGCTTTTGCCGGGTTTGGTGTCTCTACCACGCCCGTCAATTCGAAGCCGCACTTGAGCTGTGCCGTGAGTATCTGACCGCAGACCCGGACAACCTGATGTTGGTCTACATGGCCAGCTTCATGTTGAGCGCCCAGGGCCAGCACGAACAAGCGATTGCCAACGCAGAGCGCTGCGTCGCGTCAGTAGGAAAAGCGTCGCGCACGCTGGGGCGCCTCGCCACCGCCTACGCCGAAGCCGGACAGATCGAGCAAGCGGAAGCCATTCTGAAAGAGATGGGTGAAGTTGCCGGGCGTCGCTTTATCTCGCCTTATCACCTCGCGCTGGTTCATAGCGCGCTGGGTCGCACTGAAGCCGCCCTTGAAATGCTGGAGCGCGCGGTAGAAATCAAAGACGCCTGGGTCCTTTATGCCGCGGTCGATCCTGAGTTGGACCGTCTGCACGGCCATCCGCGGTTCGACGCATTGCTGCGGAAGTTGAATCACCGCCTCGCGACGCTGCCGACGCTGCCGATTGAAACGCACCTCGGGCAGGAGTCCATCGCGGTGTTGCCGTTCAAAATTCTGACGCAACCGACTGAAAACACGGGCGACGAGTATCTAGGCATAGGTTTGGCTGACGCGCTCATCACCCGTCTGAGCAACGTGCGGAGATTGGTTGTGCGGCCGACGAGCAGCGTCATGCGCTATCGCGGCGTCGCGGTTGACCCGCTGGTAGCCGGTCGCGATCTGCACGTCGAATACGTTATCGATGGAAGTCTGCGTCGCGTCGGCGAGCGCTTGCGCGTGACGGCGCAACTGATGAACGTTGCCGAAGGCGTCACCAGCTGGGCCGATCAGTTCGATGAAGAATCGAAGGACGTGCTGCAAATCGAAGATTCGATCTCTGAGCGCGTGACGAAAGCGCTGTTGCCGCAACTGACTGGCGACGATCGCGTGCAGCTTTCGAAACGCGGCACCGTAAATCCGAAAGCGTTTGAATGGTATCTGCGCGGCCGTTATCACTGGAACACGTACACCGAATCAGGGTTGGCGCGCGCGATTGAATGCTACCACCACGCCATCAAGCTCGATCCTAACTATGCGCTCGCGTACACCGGCATCGCCGACTACTACAACTGGCTCGGCGTGTTCGGCGTAAAGTCGTTCGACGAATGTACAGCCGCGGCGAAGGAGGCAGCGCAAAAGGCCGTCGATCTCGATCCGTCAGCTGCGGAAGCCTACAGCGCGCTCGGGTTTGCCACGATTGCGCACGACTTTGACTGGTCAGTCGCTGAAGCGCATCACCGCCGCGCCATCGAAATTAATCCGAATTACGCCACGGGGCATCACTGGTACAGCTTTCATTTGACCATGACCGGGCGGTTCGATGACGCGCTGCGCGAAATTCTGCGTGCGCGCGAACTCGATCCGCTGTCGCCGAGCGTGGTGCAGGCGACGGGCTGGTGTTATTACCAGTCGCGTCGATACGAAGAAGCGATTGCCACGCATGAAAACTTGCTCGAGGTCGCCCCGGATTTTTCGGTTGGAGTGGCGACTTACGCGTGGGCCTTGCGCGCCGCCGGTCGCGCGGCTGAGGCCGTCGCAGTCTCCGAGAAAGCTTTGCAGGTATCCGGCGGCGGACAATTTTTCGTCTCGGGCCTCGGCCAGTCATATGCGGCCGCGGGTCGCGTCGATGATGCGCGCGCGGCGTTGCGTCGGTTGAAAGAGATGTCGGCGCGGGCATATGTATCGCCGTATCACACCGCACTAGTCCATGTGCACCTGGGCGAATACGACAAGGCCCTCGCCCTGCTGCAAGAAGCGCATAGTGTCAACGACGGCTGGTTGTGTTGGATCGGAGTGGAACCGGCGTGGGACGTTGTGCGCGGCGATCCGGTCTTCGAAGACTTGCTCAGCAAGACCAGGAACCCGGCGCCGCAAACATCCCTCAGCGAGCAAACGGTCATTGCGCGACGCGCGAAAGGCGCCGCCGCGGCGCGTTCATTGGAAACATCGGCAGTGGCCACGCCCGCTCCGGAAACATCACCCGGCGAAGACGAAGAAGCGCGCCAGCTTTTTACTGCGGGCCGCTACTACGCGACTCGCCGCACCGCCGAAGGCCTGCGGCAAGCGATTCAGAGGCTCGAGCGCGCAGTCGAACTCAAACCGGATTACGCCGTCGCTTATGCTGAGTTGGCTGATTGCTACGCGTTGCTGAACTGGTACGTCGAGCCGCCACCGGCCCACGCGTGGCAACGCGCGAAGCACGCGGCCTTAAGCGCAGTCAGAGCGGATCCGAATCTGGCGGAAGCGCACGCGTCGCTCGGCTTTGTCCGGCTGCATTTCGACCGAGACTGGGAAGGCGCGGAACGCGAACTTCAAAAAGCCATTGTGTTGAATCCGCGCAACCAGGTTTCGCATCGGTGGTATGCGTACAGTTTGTCGGCGATGGGGCGGCACGACGAAGCTTACCGCGAGGTTGAACGCGCCCGAGAGATAACGCCACAGTCGGCGGTGATCGCGACGGCGCTGGCCAACGTGTTGTTTCTCGCCGGTCGTTTCGACGACACGATTGCCCAGTGTCGCAAGGCGCTCGAACTCGATCCCGGCGCCGTGGCCGCGCACACCGTGCTGCGTTGGGCTTATGAGCGGAAGGGAATGGTCGCCGAAGCTTTGGCGGCATATGAACAGGAACGCAGTTTTGCCGGCGACAGTCCCACGACGCGCGCGAAACGAGCTCACGTGCTGGCGGCGACCGGTCATCAGGAAGAAGCGCGCCGGATTCTCGAAGAGATTATTGCGAAACGCGACGAGCAATGGGTGACGGCATATGAGATTGCGATCATTTACTCGTTGTTAGGAGACCGCGATAAAGGATTTGAGTGGCTGGCGCAGGCTGAGCAGGAACACGCCGTCGGCTTCACGTTTGTCCGCGTCGATCCTCATCTTGAGAACCTCCGTTCCGATCCGCGCTTTAGAGATCTAATTCGCGGCACCGATCGAACAATTCCGTAG
- a CDS encoding DUF2277 domain-containing protein, with protein sequence MCRNIKTLHNFAPPATEDEVRASAIQFVRKLSGFNKPSKTNEAAFNHAVDEVTRVATELLDSLVTNSPPRDREVEAAKARARTALRFGGAPAV encoded by the coding sequence ATGTGTCGCAATATCAAAACCCTGCACAACTTCGCACCACCAGCCACTGAAGACGAGGTTCGCGCGTCGGCAATTCAGTTTGTGAGAAAGCTCAGTGGCTTTAACAAGCCTTCAAAAACCAACGAAGCCGCTTTCAATCACGCAGTCGATGAAGTCACCCGAGTCGCTACCGAACTTCTCGACTCGCTCGTCACCAACTCACCGCCGCGTGATCGCGAAGTCGAAGCCGCCAAGGCCCGCGCCCGCACGGCGCTTCGCTTCGGCGGGGCGCCGGCAGTGTGA
- a CDS encoding protein tyrosine phosphatase family protein, with amino-acid sequence MPIAAQQETPPIRNFVRVNKEFCTGGQPRLEHLQQLKDEGVKSIINLRVASEHRAAEEESKAKELGLRYFNIPVVFGEPKDEQVAEFLKITDDPENRPAFIHCTSAIRVGAFWLIRRVLRDGWTVEAAEEEAKKIGLKESPHLNEFARRYIERNKKPGS; translated from the coding sequence ATGCCAATCGCAGCGCAGCAGGAAACTCCTCCCATCAGGAATTTTGTGCGAGTCAACAAAGAATTCTGCACGGGGGGCCAGCCGCGACTGGAACATCTGCAGCAACTAAAGGACGAAGGCGTTAAGTCGATTATCAACCTGCGTGTCGCGAGCGAGCATCGGGCAGCCGAAGAGGAATCCAAAGCCAAAGAACTCGGCCTGCGATATTTCAACATTCCGGTCGTCTTTGGTGAACCGAAGGATGAACAAGTCGCCGAGTTCCTGAAAATCACCGACGACCCGGAGAATCGTCCGGCGTTTATTCACTGCACATCAGCGATTCGCGTGGGCGCCTTTTGGCTGATCCGCCGGGTGCTGCGCGATGGTTGGACGGTTGAAGCGGCCGAGGAGGAAGCGAAGAAGATTGGCTTAAAAGAAAGTCCTCACCTGAACGAATTCGCCCGCCGCTACATCGAGCGAAATAAGAAGCCAGGATCCTGA
- a CDS encoding VOC family protein — protein MLTTSKAFSSFSVDDLSKAKDFYGQTLGVKVSESDEGLELKPSGDASVFLYPKPNHKPATFTVLNFMVDDIEAAVDELKKSGVTFEQYEGEIKTDEKGIHRNGGPTIAWFKDPAGNILSVIENE, from the coding sequence ATGTTAACGACGAGCAAGGCTTTTTCGAGTTTCTCAGTTGATGATCTTTCGAAAGCGAAGGATTTCTACGGCCAGACATTAGGGGTGAAAGTATCTGAGTCCGACGAAGGGCTGGAACTGAAACCGTCAGGCGACGCCAGCGTGTTTCTTTATCCCAAACCAAACCACAAGCCTGCGACGTTTACGGTGCTGAATTTCATGGTGGATGACATTGAAGCCGCCGTCGACGAACTTAAGAAAAGCGGCGTAACTTTTGAGCAGTATGAAGGCGAAATTAAGACGGATGAAAAGGGCATTCATCGTAACGGCGGTCCGACAATCGCCTGGTTCAAAGATCCCGCGGGCAACATCCTGTCGGTGATTGAAAACGAGTAG
- a CDS encoding phosphatase domain-containing protein → MRLHTHLASLVIFMAALISGWCGNGGPSPTPNLTPAESLKPAAPARLQVQTEKEVTFYPTYGYRAGTNWNAQLRGWVHEDREHRAEGVVKLLKLAAKCNDAEVTTVRSRSADFVDDNKTSERVLVKFDSDPEDRAYEFTRSSSDGIVRLDLVLTDDEAKRLLEQQKSPNGWLTFRAVSQDHTGLGRVRLIESDPNGISLISDIDDTIKATEVPAGKDTVLHNTFCLDFKSVVVPDMAAAYKALGDIPVHYVSGGPEQLFGPLYDFLITGPGAFPEGTFHLKFFSTHPSLESTNNLMKFLGSSLEVTYRHKLSEITELMNRFPERKFILVGDSGEIDPEVYNEIRKKRPAQVQEIRIRDLINDNAVNNFRLTGMTVIPVNPIVCVDDKHFEKLLEKMQEHHKEEYVRNPACPRS, encoded by the coding sequence ATGAGATTACATACTCACCTGGCGTCTCTTGTCATTTTCATGGCCGCGCTGATTTCCGGTTGGTGTGGTAACGGTGGGCCATCACCAACGCCAAACCTCACGCCGGCGGAGTCATTGAAGCCGGCCGCGCCGGCCAGGCTGCAAGTGCAAACGGAAAAAGAGGTCACCTTCTATCCAACTTACGGCTACCGGGCCGGCACGAACTGGAATGCGCAATTACGTGGTTGGGTTCATGAAGACCGGGAACATCGGGCAGAGGGCGTGGTTAAGCTCCTGAAACTGGCCGCCAAATGCAACGACGCCGAAGTGACTACGGTTCGATCGCGCTCAGCCGACTTTGTCGATGACAACAAAACCTCGGAAAGGGTTCTGGTGAAGTTCGACTCTGATCCTGAGGACAGAGCCTATGAGTTCACCAGGAGCTCGTCTGATGGAATCGTCAGACTTGATTTGGTGCTGACTGACGACGAGGCGAAGCGGTTGCTCGAACAACAGAAATCACCCAATGGCTGGTTAACCTTTCGCGCCGTGTCGCAGGACCATACCGGTTTGGGACGAGTCAGGTTAATCGAATCTGATCCAAATGGAATCTCCCTCATCTCTGACATCGACGATACGATCAAGGCAACCGAAGTCCCTGCTGGTAAGGACACGGTCTTACACAATACTTTCTGTCTTGATTTCAAAAGCGTCGTGGTCCCCGACATGGCCGCGGCGTACAAAGCGCTCGGCGATATTCCCGTCCACTACGTTTCGGGCGGACCCGAGCAGTTGTTTGGGCCGCTCTATGATTTTCTGATCACTGGTCCGGGCGCCTTTCCGGAAGGGACGTTTCATCTGAAATTTTTCTCGACCCATCCTTCGCTGGAATCGACGAATAATCTCATGAAGTTTCTGGGGAGCTCATTGGAGGTGACTTATAGACACAAGCTCAGCGAGATCACCGAACTGATGAACAGATTTCCCGAGAGAAAATTCATCCTGGTCGGAGACTCAGGAGAAATTGACCCGGAGGTCTACAACGAAATCAGAAAGAAACGGCCGGCCCAGGTTCAGGAAATCCGGATTCGAGACCTCATCAACGATAACGCCGTAAATAACTTCAGGCTGACGGGGATGACCGTGATCCCGGTTAACCCCATCGTCTGCGTTGACGACAAGCATTTCGAAAAACTGTTGGAAAAGATGCAGGAGCATCACAAAGAGGAATACGTACGGAATCCGGCTTGCCCCCGGAGTTGA